The following proteins come from a genomic window of Penaeus monodon isolate SGIC_2016 chromosome 22, NSTDA_Pmon_1, whole genome shotgun sequence:
- the LOC119587381 gene encoding uncharacterized PE-PGRS family protein PE_PGRS54-like, translating to MRYLKVIAALGRQCTFVCVPVHFPSAAEETTVFRMSVKLAMLVLAGVCSALPAKLPGHVATGYVPPGHAAPGHATEGHTAPGHGIPPGHNFSFQSSSSSSSSGSSSSQNSSSSSFSSSSSGFNFDSSSSNSASSASDSSSSSSFSGSGFGNFNGAGGFFGAGGLPKVEGVSSQGGFHALNNFLSSNGLNGLSGLFGGNRGSGGHGSSAGSQASFAGAAAHAGSSVGSQAGGHAGSTSGAHTVVASSAGTQGSNVGTQGSTGVAHGSSNFQSGTQGSNSGSQESSAGFQFGTHGSAAATQGVSGSAVGVQGSATTGQSHGVATGAEGFSGESQVGTQGYSAGSSIHSQSGEAGAQGSSSNTQSGTQGSTAGGFGLSAGVQGSDGTQGLNTGSQSSAGETQTGTQGLSGESQFGTQGHSAGSSIDFQAGAEGASAVTQGSSLGLQGTQGSAFGIQGSSAGTQGFTGTQHSATGFQTNTQGSSLGTQGFSGEGQVGTQGFSGVSQVGTQGYTGETQLGIQGFSGETQVGTQGFSGEPRSEPRDFLVKPRSEPRDFR from the exons ATGAGATATTTAAAGGTCATCGCGGCGCTCGGCAGGCAGTGTACCTTCGTCTGTGTCCCCGTGCACTTCCCTTCGGCTGCTGAGGAGACCACTGTGTTCAGAA TGAGTGTGAAACTTGCGATGCTGGTCCTTGCGGGGGTGTGCTCTGCCCTCCCCGCTAAACTACCAGGGCACGTTGCAACTGGGTACGTCCCGCCAGGACATGCCGCACCAGGGCATGCCACAGAAGGACATACCGCACCAGGGCACGGCATCCCACCAGGGCATAACTTCTCCTTCCAGTCGAGCTCCTCCTCGTCCAGCTCTGGTTCGTCTTCGAGCCAGAACTCCTCCTCGTCCAGCTTTTCATCATCGTCTTCTGGGTTTAACTTCGACAGCTCTTCGTCCAACTCAGCGTCTTCTGCGTCAGATagctcctcctcgtcctcattcTCGGG ATCTGGATTTGGCAACTTCAACGGCGCAGGAGGATTCTTTGGCGCTGGAGGACTGCCCAAAGTTGAAGGAGTCTCCAGCCAAGGAGGCTTCCACGCCCTCAACAACTTCCTCAGTTCAAACGGATTGAACGGCTTGTCTGGGTTATTTGGCGGCAATAGAGGATCTGGCGGCCATGGCTCCTCCGCTGGATCGCAGGCATCATTCGCCGGGGCAGCAGCACACGCTGGATCATCTGTCGGCTCTCAGGCAGGCGGCCATGCAGGCAGCACGAGTGGTGCCCACACAGTAGTTGCATCGTCTGCTGGCACTCAAGGCTCAAATGTTGGCACTCAAGGATCAACGGGTGTGGCTCACGGATCTTCTAACTTCCAGTCTGGAACACAAGGCTCAAATTCTGGATCCCAAGAATCCTCTGCTGGTTTCCAGTTCGGCACTCATGGGTCAGCTGCCGCAACCCAAGGAGTTTCAGGATCAGCTGTTGGAGTCCAAGGGTCTGCCACTACTGGCCAGTCTCATGGAGTAGCTACTGGAGCAGAAGGATTTTCTGGTGAATCCCAGGTTGGAACCCAAGGCTATTCAGCTGGGTCTTCAATTCATTCCCAGTCAGGAGAGGCAGGCGCTCAGGGATCTTCTTCTAATACTCAATCTGGGACACAGGGCTCTACTGCCGGAGGATTTGGACTGTCTGCAGGAGTACAAGGCTCTGATGGAACTCAAGGACTGAATACTGGCAGCCAAAGCTCTGCTGGTGAAACCCAAACTGGAACCCAGGGGCTTTCCGGTGAATCCCAGTTTGGAACCCAAGGACATTCAGCCGGATCTTCCATCGATTTCCAGGCTGGCGCTGAGGGAGCAAGTGCTGTAACTCAGGGGTCTTCACTCGGTCTTCAGGGAACACAGGGATCAGCTTTTGGCATCCAAGGATCCTCTGCCGGGACTCAAGGATTCACTGGAACCCAACATTCCGCCACTGGTTTCCAGACAAATACACAAGGATCGAGTCTCGGAACCCAGGGATTTTCTGGTGAAGGCCAGGTCGGAACCCAGGGATTTTCTGGCGTATCCCAGGTTGGAACTCAAGGATATACTGGTGAAACCCAGCTCGGTATCCAGGGATTTTCTGGTGAAACCCAAGTCGGAACCCAGGGATTTTCTGGTGAACCCCGGTCGGAACCCAGGGATTTTCTGGTGAAGCCCAGGTCGGAACCCAGGGATTTTCGGTGA
- the LOC119587600 gene encoding nuclear pore complex protein DDB_G0274915-like isoform X1 produces MHIAVTILALAAGCAALSSYKGAPRLPQLARGHSFSFQSSSAASSSASSSSHDSSSSSFSSSAAGVNFNNEASSSASSAASSSSSSAFAGSFSRGAPRGFPGMLGLKPPFASAFASASAFGAFPTSGTLGSAPGTQGSSVGLQVGTQGTIGGANLGSVGGLLLSYGLPRQTGAQRPFSVEGSTVGTAASSAISSTGQGSSTGFHAGSQGFITGTQGPSAGFPSGTQGPSAGFPSGTQGPSAGFPLGTQGPSTGFPSGTQGPSIGFPSGTQRLSAGFPSALKDHQTDSHLALKDHRLDSRLSLKDHQTDSHLALKDRRLAFRLAPKDCQTDSRLALKDLQAAFTLEVKVSRVDSSQALKFPQLASTLAPRDPQLALKDPQLVSTLALRHPQVALKDPQVVSTLALRLPHLASSRALTLRGLQLASIQAPKAPQLASKLALKDPQLVFNLALRDPPLASNLAFRDHQLVFNLTRKDSRVALTLALKEHHLAFSPVPQLARRDPQPDSSQALKDPQLALKDPQLALKDPQAALTLALRDPQAASSLAL; encoded by the exons A TGCATATAGCTGTCACGATTCTAGCCCTGGCGGCCGGGTGCGCCGCCCTCTCGTCCTACAAGGGTGCCCCCAGGCTGCCTCAGCTCGCGCGGGGACACAGCTTCTCCTTCCAGTCCAGCTCGGCGGCCTCGAGTTCCGCCTCGTCCTCGAGCCACGACTCCTCCTCGAGCAGTTTCTCCTCCTCTGCTGCGGGAGTTAACTTCAACAACGAGGCGTCCAGCTCCGCCTCGTCCGCAGCCAGTagttcttcctcctccgcctttgCTGG GTCCTTCTCCCGCGGCGCCCCTCGCGGCTTCCCGGGAATGCTCGGCCTCAAACCTCCCTTCGCTAGTGCCTTTGCTTCTGCCAGTGCCTTTGGAGCTTTCCCCACCTCCGGCACCCTTGGATCTGCTCCAGGCACTCAAGGTTCCTCTGTTGGGCTGCAAGTTGGCACTCAGGGGACCATCGGTGGTGCCAACTTAGGATCCGTAGGAGGACTTCTGCTGAGCTACGGCCTCCCGCGTCAGACTGGTGCTCAAAGGCCCTTCTCTGTTGAAGGATCCACTGTTGGAACTGCAGCTTCCTCGGCTATCAGTTCGACCGGTCAAGGATCCTCGACTGGATTCCACGCTGGTTCTCAGGGATTCATAACTGGCACTCAAGGACCATCAGCTGGATTCCCGTCTGGCACTCAAGGACCATCAGCTGGATTCCCGTCTGGCACTCAAGGACCATCAGCTGGATTCCCACTTGGCACTCAAGGACCGTCGACTGGATTCCCGTCTGGCACTCAAGGACCATCAATAGGCTTCCCGTCTGGCACTCAACGACTATCAGCTGGATTCCCGTCGGCACTCAAAGACCACCAAACGGATTCTCATTTGGCACTCAAGGACCATCGACTGGATTCCCGTCTTTCACTCAAGGACCATCAAACAGATTCCCACTTGGCACTCAAGGACCGCCGGCTGGCTTTCCGTCTGGCACCCAAGGACTGTCAAACGGATTCCAGGCTGGCACTCAAGGATCTTCAAGCAGCATTTACTCTGGAAGTCAAGGTTTCTCGAGTGGATTCCAGTCAGGCACTCAAGTTTCCTCAGCTGGCTTCCACTCTGGCTCCCAGGGATCCTCAGCTGGCACTCAAGGATCCTCAGCTGGTTTCCACTCTGGCTCTCAGGCATCCTCAAGTGGCACTCAAGGATCCTCAAGTGGTTTCCACTCTGGCTCTCAGGCTTCCTCATCTGGCTTCCAGTCGAGCACTAACACTCAGGGGTCTTCAACTGGCTTCCATTCAGGCTCCCAAGGCTCCTCAACTGGCATCCAAACTGGCACTCAAGGATCCTCAACTGGTGTTCAATCTGGCGCTCAGGGATCCTCCACTGGCATCCAACCTGGCGTTCAGGGATCATCAGCTGGTGTTCAATCTGACACGCAAGGATTCTCGCGTGGCACTCACTCTAGCACTCAAGGAACATCATCTGGCTTTCAGTCCAGTTCCTCAACTGGCACGCAGGGATCCTCAACCGGATTCCAGTCAGGCACTCAAGGATCCTCAACTGGCACTCAAGGATCCTCAACTGGCACTCAAGGATCCTCAAGCGGCACTCACTCTGGCACTCAGGGATCCTCAAGCGGCTTCCTCTCTGGCACTCTGA
- the LOC119587049 gene encoding uncharacterized protein LOC119587049: MYPRLEPKAIHLDLRLISRLALEEHLLQLKDLRLILNLARKDRRWHPGLSTGIQGSLEFQAGSQGVDVATHEASIDSSSETQGSSGEYQESFDDTQDLFSGLQIGSQGSDGDSHASFGAGIQTTNSGTTGLSQATSGAQDSTLGKEITFPEQVSGPGVSFEDFQQSSLGAQFPLDVQQVAVGSSFDDLSQSYLPPGEQ, translated from the coding sequence ATGTATCCCAGGTTGGAACCCAAGGCTATTCATCTGGATCTGCGTTTGATTTCCAGGCTGGCACTGGAGGAGCATCTGTTGCAACTCAAGGATCTTCGCTTAATACTCAATCTGGCACGCAAGGATCGCCGCTGGCATCCAGGGCTCTCCACCGGAATTCAGGGATCTCTTGAATTCCAGGCCGGCAGTCAGGGAGTAGATGTAGCGACTCACGAAGCTTCTATCGACTCATCCTCAGAAACCCAGGGGTCGTCGGGTGAATATCAGGAATCATTTGATGACACCCAAGACCTCTTCAGCGGTCTGCAAATCGGCTCCCAGGGATCAGACGGTGACTCCCACGCTTCTTTCGGCGCTGGAATTCAGACCACCAACTCTGGCACAACCGGGTTAAGTCAGGCCACGTCCGGAGCACAGGATTCCACTCTCGGTAAGGAAATCACTTTCCCTGAGCAAGTGTCTGGACCCGGCGTATCCTTCGAGGATTTCCAGCAGTCTTCCCTCGGGGCTCAGTTCCCCCTCGATGTCCAACAGGTCGCCGTTGGGTCATCCTTTGACGATCTATCGCAGAGTTATCTTCCACCTGGTGAACAGTGA
- the LOC119587600 gene encoding trophinin-like isoform X2, translated as MHIAVTILALAAGCAALSSYKGAPRLPQLARGHSFSFQSSSAASSSASSSSHDSSSSSFSSSAAGVNFNNEASSSASSAASSSSSSAFAGSFSRGAPRGFPGMLGLKPPFASAFASASAFGAFPTSGTLGSAPGTQGSSVGLQVGTQGTIGGANLGSVGGLLLSYGLPRQTGAQRPFSVEGSTVGTAASSAISSTGQGSSTGFHAGSQGFITGTQGPSAGFPSGTQGPSAGFPSGTQGPSAGFPLGTQGPSTGFPSGTQGPSIGFPSGTQRLSAGFPSALKDHQTDSHLALKDHRLDSRLSLKDHQTDSHLALKDRRLAFRLAPKDCQTDSRLALKDLQAAFTLEVKVSRVDSSQALKFPQLASTLAPRDPQLALKDPQLVSTLALRHPQVALKDPQVVSTLALRLPHLASSRALTLRGLQLASIQAPKAPQLASKLALKDPQLALKDPQLALKDPQLALKDPQAALTLALRDPQAASSLAL; from the exons A TGCATATAGCTGTCACGATTCTAGCCCTGGCGGCCGGGTGCGCCGCCCTCTCGTCCTACAAGGGTGCCCCCAGGCTGCCTCAGCTCGCGCGGGGACACAGCTTCTCCTTCCAGTCCAGCTCGGCGGCCTCGAGTTCCGCCTCGTCCTCGAGCCACGACTCCTCCTCGAGCAGTTTCTCCTCCTCTGCTGCGGGAGTTAACTTCAACAACGAGGCGTCCAGCTCCGCCTCGTCCGCAGCCAGTagttcttcctcctccgcctttgCTGG GTCCTTCTCCCGCGGCGCCCCTCGCGGCTTCCCGGGAATGCTCGGCCTCAAACCTCCCTTCGCTAGTGCCTTTGCTTCTGCCAGTGCCTTTGGAGCTTTCCCCACCTCCGGCACCCTTGGATCTGCTCCAGGCACTCAAGGTTCCTCTGTTGGGCTGCAAGTTGGCACTCAGGGGACCATCGGTGGTGCCAACTTAGGATCCGTAGGAGGACTTCTGCTGAGCTACGGCCTCCCGCGTCAGACTGGTGCTCAAAGGCCCTTCTCTGTTGAAGGATCCACTGTTGGAACTGCAGCTTCCTCGGCTATCAGTTCGACCGGTCAAGGATCCTCGACTGGATTCCACGCTGGTTCTCAGGGATTCATAACTGGCACTCAAGGACCATCAGCTGGATTCCCGTCTGGCACTCAAGGACCATCAGCTGGATTCCCGTCTGGCACTCAAGGACCATCAGCTGGATTCCCACTTGGCACTCAAGGACCGTCGACTGGATTCCCGTCTGGCACTCAAGGACCATCAATAGGCTTCCCGTCTGGCACTCAACGACTATCAGCTGGATTCCCGTCGGCACTCAAAGACCACCAAACGGATTCTCATTTGGCACTCAAGGACCATCGACTGGATTCCCGTCTTTCACTCAAGGACCATCAAACAGATTCCCACTTGGCACTCAAGGACCGCCGGCTGGCTTTCCGTCTGGCACCCAAGGACTGTCAAACGGATTCCAGGCTGGCACTCAAGGATCTTCAAGCAGCATTTACTCTGGAAGTCAAGGTTTCTCGAGTGGATTCCAGTCAGGCACTCAAGTTTCCTCAGCTGGCTTCCACTCTGGCTCCCAGGGATCCTCAGCTGGCACTCAAGGATCCTCAGCTGGTTTCCACTCTGGCTCTCAGGCATCCTCAAGTGGCACTCAAGGATCCTCAAGTGGTTTCCACTCTGGCTCTCAGGCTTCCTCATCTGGCTTCCAGTCGAGCACTAACACTCAGGGGTCTTCAACTGGCTTCCATTCAGGCTCCCAAGGCTCCTCAACTGGCATCCAAACTGGCACTCAAGGATCCTCAACTG GCACTCAAGGATCCTCAACTGGCACTCAAGGATCCTCAACTGGCACTCAAGGATCCTCAAGCGGCACTCACTCTGGCACTCAGGGATCCTCAAGCGGCTTCCTCTCTGGCACTCTGA